In a genomic window of Larus michahellis chromosome 3, bLarMic1.1, whole genome shotgun sequence:
- the RD3 gene encoding protein RD3, with the protein MSLASWFRWNEPPNRISQRNPTEMVVETLMMELSWQTKQAEKQQRERENEYRKIKTGVDYGWLVSYPKQSYDISPGERLQLEDMCTKIHPSYCGPVILRFRQLIAEYEPEAQEVSRLFRSVLQEAAEKIKEEEEAKKLARQWNTKNKTSLSLTTFKSRSRISPFISDIKTISEDVERGTQPTRRVWSMPEFRNAKDY; encoded by the exons ATGTCACTGGCATCCTGGTTCAGGTGGAATGAGCCCCCAAACCGCATTTCCCAGAGGAACCCCACAGAAATGGTGGTTGAGACGCTAATGATGGAGCTGAGCTGGCAGACCAAgcaggcagagaagcagcagcgAGAGCGGGAGAATGAGTATCGCAAGATCAAGACTGGGGTGGACTACGGCTGGCTGGTCAGCTATCCAAAGCAGAGCTATGATATCAGCCCAGGAGAACGGCTGCAGCTGGAGGATATGTGTACCAAAATACATCCTTCCTACTGTGGGCCTGTCATACTCAG ATTCCGGCAACTCATTGCTGAATATGAACCAGAAGCGCAGGAAGTATCCCGGCTTTTCCGCTCTGTCCTGCAGGAAGCTGCTGAAAAGatcaaagaggaggaagaggccaAGAAGCTTGCCAGGCAATGgaacacaaagaacaaaaccagcctCTCCTTAACAACGTTTAAATCCCGGTCCAGGATTTCCCCGTTCATCAGTGACATCAAGACCATCTCTGAGGATGTGGAACGGGGCACCCAGCCCACCAGAAGGGTTTGGAGCATGCCAGAATTTCGGAATGCCAAGGATTACTGA